Proteins from one Corynebacterium testudinoris genomic window:
- a CDS encoding DUF4244 domain-containing protein has product MNLNRTFKALNNDDGMSTIEYAMGSLGAAALAAALYLVVSSGGVANALEKIITDALSNTP; this is encoded by the coding sequence ATGAACCTCAACCGGACCTTCAAAGCACTCAACAATGACGATGGAATGAGCACGATCGAATATGCCATGGGCAGCCTCGGCGCCGCCGCGCTGGCCGCCGCCCTGTACCTGGTGGTCAGCTCCGGTGGCGTCGCCAACGCCCTGGAGAAAATCATCACCGACGCCCTGTCCAACACCCCCTAA
- a CDS encoding Rv3654c family TadE-like protein — MKTGEEGYATVATAGFAAALVTLCGVVIAAASLVVAHHEARVAADMAAVAGAFAAYRGEDACLVAGAVAGDNGASISSCVVDGVDVTVTARVRGREVSSTAGPV; from the coding sequence ATGAAGACAGGCGAGGAGGGTTACGCGACAGTCGCGACAGCCGGCTTCGCCGCCGCGTTAGTCACCCTCTGCGGGGTCGTCATCGCCGCAGCCTCCCTCGTCGTCGCCCACCATGAGGCGCGCGTTGCCGCCGACATGGCGGCGGTGGCGGGTGCCTTCGCCGCCTACCGCGGGGAGGACGCCTGCCTGGTGGCGGGTGCGGTGGCGGGGGACAACGGGGCGTCGATAAGCAGTTGTGTCGTCGACGGAGTCGATGTCACCGTGACAGCGCGGGTGCGCGGAAGGGAGGTTAGCTCGACGGCGGGGCCGGTGTAG
- a CDS encoding DEAD/DEAH box helicase translates to MVESRSVGAELSATIVRRFPASTCTYATTIGARHARHAQWPLWVHPDLKNFLNESEITDLYSHQAECAQLAWEGHDVVVATGTSSGKSLGYQLPILSALAEDQTATALYLTPTKALGSDQLAATSRLTKAIGELRSVHPAPYDGDTPTEARAGIRDATRFVFTNPDMLHVSILAHHQRWARLLRHLKFIVIDECHTYRGVFGANVALVMRRLLRIASHYGAHPTVILASATAADPAAHAANLLGRPVRAVTEDGAPTGERTVMLWEPGFIEGMEGENGAPVRRAATTESADIMATLVAEGARTLTFVRSRRSAELVALRTAEDLSGMGRGDFAARIAAYRAGYLAEDRRRLERQLDSGELLGVSTTNALELGIDVGGLDAVVTAGFPGTVASFWQQAGRAGRRGQGSLVVLVARDEPMDTYLVHHPDALLGRPVENSVFNPHNPYVLLGHVYCAAVEKPLTVEEVDDLGAQRVVDELTAAGLLRRRPRGWFAVPILDGPLTPESAHSSVSLRGGSGEEVMIVDMSDGRLLGTIDSARAPAQVHPGAVYLHQGESFVIEDLDLENFVALARPEQPDYTTIARTETDIRILSQPGEDELVNYSPGLWVANVEVEVTDRVIGYITKLPDGTTADIIPLDLPEQKLRTRAVSYTIDPLALAAMGVTAGDTPGTLHAAEHAAIGLLPLIATCDRWDIGGVSTAMHVDTQLPTVFVYDGHPGGAGFADEGFARFPEWIEATFEAVRSCTCESGCPSCVQSPKCGNGNSPLDKAGALRLLGALVTMTATPAPPSS, encoded by the coding sequence ATGGTCGAAAGTCGCTCTGTGGGTGCCGAACTCTCAGCTACGATCGTCCGCCGCTTTCCCGCGTCGACGTGCACTTATGCCACCACTATTGGGGCTCGTCACGCGCGTCACGCGCAGTGGCCACTGTGGGTTCACCCCGATCTAAAAAATTTTTTGAATGAGTCGGAGATCACTGACCTTTATTCGCACCAGGCCGAGTGCGCGCAGCTGGCGTGGGAGGGACATGACGTCGTCGTGGCCACCGGTACCTCTTCGGGCAAGTCCTTGGGTTACCAACTCCCGATTCTCTCGGCGTTGGCGGAGGACCAGACGGCAACCGCCCTCTATCTCACCCCGACGAAGGCCCTGGGCTCCGATCAGCTGGCTGCGACGTCCCGCCTCACCAAGGCGATTGGCGAACTCCGATCCGTCCACCCCGCTCCTTATGACGGTGATACCCCCACCGAGGCTCGCGCTGGCATTCGCGATGCCACTCGCTTTGTGTTCACCAACCCCGACATGTTGCACGTGTCGATCTTGGCTCATCACCAGCGCTGGGCCCGGCTGCTGCGCCACTTGAAGTTCATCGTCATCGATGAGTGCCACACCTACCGTGGGGTCTTCGGTGCGAATGTCGCGCTCGTCATGCGCCGACTTCTGCGGATCGCGTCGCACTACGGAGCCCACCCCACGGTCATTTTGGCGTCCGCCACGGCAGCTGATCCCGCCGCGCATGCCGCTAACCTGTTAGGTCGCCCGGTCCGCGCGGTCACCGAGGATGGTGCGCCCACCGGTGAGCGGACGGTCATGCTGTGGGAGCCCGGGTTCATCGAGGGCATGGAGGGCGAAAACGGCGCCCCGGTTCGCCGAGCCGCCACCACTGAGTCGGCGGACATCATGGCCACCCTCGTCGCCGAAGGCGCCCGCACCCTGACGTTTGTTCGTTCGCGCCGTTCCGCAGAGCTTGTGGCGCTGCGCACCGCCGAGGACTTGTCCGGGATGGGTCGGGGAGACTTCGCCGCCCGCATTGCCGCATATCGGGCGGGCTATCTCGCGGAGGATCGTCGCCGGTTGGAAAGGCAACTCGATAGCGGTGAGCTGTTGGGGGTGTCCACCACCAATGCCCTTGAGCTGGGCATTGACGTCGGCGGCCTTGACGCCGTCGTCACCGCCGGCTTCCCCGGCACAGTGGCGAGCTTTTGGCAGCAAGCCGGGCGCGCAGGGCGGCGTGGGCAGGGTTCCCTCGTCGTGCTCGTGGCGCGCGACGAGCCGATGGATACTTACCTCGTCCATCACCCCGATGCGCTCCTTGGCCGGCCGGTGGAAAACTCTGTGTTCAACCCGCACAACCCGTATGTGCTGCTGGGGCATGTGTATTGCGCGGCCGTCGAGAAGCCATTGACCGTGGAGGAGGTCGACGACCTCGGGGCACAGCGGGTCGTCGATGAGCTCACCGCTGCCGGGCTGCTGCGCCGACGCCCCCGAGGTTGGTTCGCCGTCCCCATCCTCGATGGGCCGCTCACCCCCGAGTCCGCGCATTCTTCGGTGAGCTTGCGCGGCGGTTCCGGCGAGGAAGTCATGATCGTCGATATGTCCGACGGTCGCCTGTTGGGCACGATCGATTCCGCCCGCGCTCCGGCCCAGGTTCACCCCGGCGCGGTGTATTTGCACCAGGGGGAGAGCTTCGTTATCGAGGACCTCGACCTGGAGAATTTCGTGGCGTTGGCCCGGCCGGAGCAGCCTGATTACACCACGATCGCCCGCACGGAAACCGATATTCGCATCCTCTCCCAGCCCGGCGAGGATGAGCTGGTCAACTACTCCCCCGGCCTGTGGGTGGCCAACGTCGAGGTGGAAGTCACCGACCGGGTGATCGGCTACATCACCAAGCTTCCCGATGGCACCACCGCCGACATTATCCCCCTTGACCTGCCGGAACAGAAGCTGCGCACCCGTGCTGTGTCGTACACCATTGACCCGCTGGCACTGGCCGCGATGGGGGTCACGGCGGGCGATACCCCAGGTACGCTCCACGCGGCCGAGCACGCGGCGATCGGTTTGCTTCCTTTGATCGCCACGTGTGATCGCTGGGACATCGGCGGAGTGTCCACCGCCATGCACGTGGATACCCAGTTGCCCACTGTTTTCGTTTATGACGGTCACCCCGGCGGGGCGGGCTTCGCCGATGAGGGCTTCGCCCGCTTCCCGGAATGGATCGAGGCCACGTTTGAGGCCGTGCGCTCGTGCACGTGCGAATCGGGCTGCCCCTCGTGCGTGCAGTCGCCGAAATGCGGCAATGGCAACAGCCCGCTGGACAAAGCCGGAGCGTTGCGCCTGCTCGGCGCCTTGGTCACGATGACCGCTACACCGGCCCCGCCGTCGAGCTAA
- a CDS encoding cold-shock protein: protein MAQGTVKWFNAEKGFGFIAPDDGSADVFVHYSEIQGNGFRTLEENQQVEFEIGEGAKGPQAQAVRPL, encoded by the coding sequence ATGGCACAGGGTACTGTGAAGTGGTTCAACGCCGAAAAGGGCTTCGGCTTCATCGCTCCTGACGACGGCTCCGCCGACGTCTTCGTCCACTACTCCGAGATCCAGGGCAACGGCTTCCGTACCCTCGAGGAGAACCAGCAGGTCGAGTTCGAGATCGGTGAAGGCGCCAAGGGCCCGCAGGCTCAGGCTGTTCGCCCGCTCTAA
- a CDS encoding DedA family protein, giving the protein MTEHIIHWVETLMTMPVFYPVLGLLVFIDALVPLVPSESIIILSGSWAGSRGVPDLGIIIPVAIASAIIGDNLCYFLGTRLIVFVERTPADSVRGKAIAWVRRNIRRRAATTIIVARFIPWARWTTTIMLGSVRYPWRWFFLYDTIGVIIWAVQASLLGYLGGRIFQHMPLLGVVTGITLGTVVGLSIQFAQKRIMEWRDKRAGAGVSE; this is encoded by the coding sequence ATGACCGAGCACATCATCCACTGGGTAGAGACTCTCATGACCATGCCGGTCTTCTACCCGGTCCTCGGACTGCTCGTGTTTATCGACGCCCTCGTCCCCCTCGTCCCCAGCGAATCCATCATCATCCTCTCCGGTTCCTGGGCCGGCAGCCGCGGCGTCCCAGACCTCGGAATCATCATCCCAGTCGCCATCGCCAGCGCCATCATCGGCGACAACCTCTGCTACTTCCTGGGCACCCGCCTCATCGTCTTCGTCGAACGCACCCCCGCCGACTCCGTCCGCGGCAAAGCCATCGCCTGGGTCCGACGCAACATCCGCCGCCGCGCCGCCACCACCATCATCGTCGCCCGCTTCATCCCCTGGGCCCGCTGGACCACCACAATCATGCTCGGATCCGTCCGCTACCCCTGGCGCTGGTTCTTCCTCTACGACACCATCGGCGTCATCATCTGGGCCGTCCAAGCCTCCCTCCTCGGCTACCTCGGCGGCCGGATCTTCCAACACATGCCCCTGTTGGGCGTAGTCACCGGCATCACCCTAGGAACCGTCGTCGGCCTATCCATCCAGTTCGCACAGAAGCGAATCATGGAGTGGAGGGACAAGCGGGCAGGGGCCGGTGTGTCAGAGTGA
- the topA gene encoding type I DNA topoisomerase, translated as MAEAKGSGKKTLVIVESATKARKIQPYLGNDYIVEASVGHIRDLPRGAADVPAKYKKEPWARLGVDTEHGFAPLYVVSPDKKKKVADLKTKLKGCDELLLATDPDREGEAIAWHLLEVLKPKVPVRRMVFNEITKPAILAAAENTRELDENLVDAQETRRILDRLYGYEVSPVLWKKVMPRLSAGRVQSVATRVIVERERERMAFISADYWDLTAQLDTGNTDADPNNPRNFAAKLSAIDGRRVAQGRDFDDRGRLKGEVLVVDKQQADALVDALQGVQMQVSSVEEKPYTRRPYAPFMTSTLQQEAGRKLHYTSDRTMRIAQRLYENGHITYMRTDSTSLSEQGLSAARQQAKELYGDAFVADSPRRYDRKSKNSQEAHEAIRPAGERFATPGELHGSLDAEEFKLYELIWQRTVASQMSDAKGTSLKVTIAGTATTGQETEFSATGRTITFPGFLRAYVETSRLADGRDVADNAEKRLPNLTKGDPLTATEITADGHSTNPPARYTEASLVKKMEELGIGRPSTYASIIKTIQDRGYVHPRGNALVPSWVAFAVVGLLENNFTPLVDYDFTSSMEDELDDIAAGEEDRTQWLTGFYFGNAEASDNMAETIARHGGLKALVGENLEHIDARSVNSLRLFDDTEDRPVYVRVGRYGPYIERVVGEKDGEPEYQRANLPETTTPDELTLELAEKLFATPQGGRELGLNPATDRMIVVKEGRYGPYVTEVMRDDERVRAEAAAEEVVAQERAAEDAERAAEGKRAKNWDTKTAAAQKVKRINALVEENLKPGTASLFETMEPASVTLDDALKLLSLPREVGVDPADNEVITAQNGRYGPYLKKGTDSRSLANEEQIFTVTLDEARRIYSEPKRRGRAAAKPPLKELGDNDVSGKPMSVKEGRFGPYVTDGTTNASLRKGDSPETITDSRANELLSERRAKEAADGGAPARKKATKKAAKKTVKKTTKRVVKAGSRKK; from the coding sequence GTGGCAGAAGCGAAGGGATCAGGGAAGAAGACTCTGGTCATTGTGGAGTCGGCAACCAAGGCCCGAAAGATCCAGCCCTACTTAGGCAACGACTACATTGTCGAGGCTTCGGTGGGTCACATTCGCGACCTGCCGCGGGGTGCGGCTGACGTGCCCGCGAAGTACAAGAAGGAACCGTGGGCGCGCCTGGGAGTGGACACGGAGCATGGCTTTGCGCCGTTGTACGTGGTCAGCCCTGACAAGAAGAAGAAGGTCGCGGATCTCAAGACCAAGCTCAAGGGCTGCGACGAGTTGTTGCTGGCCACAGACCCCGACCGTGAGGGCGAGGCGATTGCTTGGCACCTGCTCGAGGTGTTGAAGCCGAAGGTGCCGGTGCGTCGCATGGTCTTCAACGAGATCACCAAGCCGGCGATTCTCGCCGCGGCGGAGAACACTCGTGAGCTCGATGAGAACCTGGTGGATGCGCAGGAGACCCGCCGCATCCTCGACCGCCTGTATGGCTACGAGGTGTCTCCGGTGCTGTGGAAGAAGGTCATGCCGCGATTGTCAGCGGGCCGCGTGCAGTCGGTGGCTACCCGCGTCATCGTGGAGCGGGAGCGAGAGCGCATGGCGTTCATCTCCGCGGACTACTGGGACTTAACGGCCCAGCTGGATACCGGCAACACTGACGCCGACCCGAATAACCCCCGCAACTTCGCCGCGAAGCTGTCGGCCATTGATGGCCGGCGCGTGGCGCAGGGACGTGACTTCGATGATCGGGGGCGGCTCAAGGGTGAGGTGCTGGTCGTCGATAAGCAACAGGCAGACGCCTTGGTGGATGCCCTTCAGGGCGTGCAGATGCAGGTCTCTTCCGTGGAGGAGAAGCCGTACACGCGCCGGCCGTACGCGCCGTTTATGACGTCGACGCTGCAGCAGGAGGCTGGCCGCAAGCTGCACTACACCTCGGATCGGACGATGCGCATTGCGCAGCGCCTGTACGAAAACGGCCACATCACCTATATGCGTACAGATTCGACGTCGCTGTCGGAGCAGGGTTTGTCGGCTGCGCGCCAGCAGGCCAAGGAACTCTACGGCGATGCTTTTGTGGCCGACTCGCCGCGCCGCTACGACCGGAAGTCTAAGAACTCGCAGGAGGCGCACGAGGCGATCCGCCCCGCCGGTGAGCGGTTTGCCACCCCCGGTGAGCTGCACGGCAGCCTCGATGCAGAGGAGTTCAAGCTCTACGAGCTGATCTGGCAGCGCACGGTGGCCTCGCAGATGTCGGACGCGAAGGGAACCTCGCTGAAGGTGACCATCGCTGGTACGGCCACGACAGGGCAGGAGACCGAGTTTTCCGCCACTGGCCGCACCATCACCTTCCCCGGTTTCCTCCGCGCCTACGTGGAGACCTCGCGCCTCGCGGACGGCCGAGATGTGGCAGATAATGCGGAAAAGCGCCTGCCCAACCTCACCAAGGGCGACCCGCTGACCGCGACGGAGATCACCGCCGATGGTCACTCAACCAACCCGCCGGCCCGATACACCGAGGCCAGCTTGGTCAAGAAGATGGAGGAACTCGGGATTGGTCGTCCGTCGACGTACGCGTCGATCATCAAGACGATCCAGGATCGCGGCTACGTCCACCCGCGCGGCAATGCGCTCGTGCCCAGCTGGGTTGCCTTCGCCGTGGTCGGGCTGCTGGAGAACAACTTCACTCCGCTCGTCGACTACGATTTCACCTCCTCGATGGAAGACGAGCTCGACGACATTGCCGCGGGTGAAGAGGATCGCACCCAGTGGCTGACCGGCTTCTACTTCGGCAACGCCGAGGCCTCCGACAACATGGCGGAAACGATTGCCCGCCATGGCGGCCTCAAGGCCCTAGTCGGCGAGAATCTGGAGCATATCGACGCTCGCTCGGTGAACTCCCTGCGCCTATTCGACGACACGGAAGACCGTCCCGTCTACGTCCGCGTTGGCCGCTACGGGCCCTACATCGAGCGCGTCGTCGGCGAAAAGGACGGCGAGCCGGAGTACCAGCGCGCCAACCTCCCCGAGACCACCACGCCGGATGAGCTCACCCTCGAGTTGGCAGAGAAGCTCTTCGCCACCCCGCAGGGCGGCCGTGAGCTGGGCCTGAACCCGGCCACGGACCGAATGATTGTGGTCAAGGAGGGCCGGTACGGCCCGTACGTCACTGAGGTCATGCGTGACGACGAGCGCGTGCGCGCCGAGGCTGCCGCCGAAGAGGTCGTCGCCCAGGAGCGCGCCGCCGAGGATGCCGAACGCGCCGCCGAGGGCAAGCGAGCCAAAAATTGGGACACCAAGACGGCCGCAGCGCAGAAGGTCAAGCGCATCAACGCCCTCGTGGAGGAGAACCTCAAGCCTGGCACGGCCTCGCTGTTCGAAACGATGGAGCCCGCCTCCGTCACCCTCGACGATGCCCTCAAGCTGCTGTCGCTGCCGCGCGAGGTCGGCGTCGACCCCGCCGACAACGAGGTCATCACCGCCCAAAACGGCCGCTACGGCCCGTACCTGAAAAAGGGCACGGATTCCCGCTCGTTGGCCAACGAGGAGCAGATCTTCACCGTCACCCTCGACGAGGCCCGCCGCATCTACTCCGAGCCCAAGCGCCGGGGCCGCGCCGCCGCGAAGCCGCCGCTCAAGGAACTCGGCGACAATGACGTCTCCGGCAAGCCCATGTCCGTCAAGGAAGGCCGCTTCGGCCCTTACGTCACCGATGGCACCACCAACGCTTCGCTGCGTAAGGGCGATTCCCCCGAGACGATCACGGATTCCCGCGCCAACGAGCTCCTCTCGGAGCGCCGTGCGAAGGAGGCCGCCGACGGTGGGGCGCCGGCCCGCAAGAAGGCGACGAAGAAGGCCGCCAAGAAGACGGTGAAAAAGACCACGAAGCGCGTGGTCAAGGCGGGTTCCCGGAAGAAGTAA
- a CDS encoding lysoplasmalogenase family protein has translation MSFRDAFGAASAGYVLARAIAAPALQRVAKPLVVPLLAADVVRRFPRRERPLVSVGLLGSWVGDVLLLSDVRLAPAAATFAVNHGAYQALLWRRGARPQPAAVALRAVPLAAIAWFGRDRLPLVLSYGGMVAATSALAADPVLRGRGVALGANLFLLSDALIFARAELHLPDATVGRGVDVAIAATYVLAQKLLVEGLSWTPCP, from the coding sequence GTGTCCTTCCGGGATGCGTTTGGGGCGGCCAGCGCAGGCTACGTTCTCGCCCGCGCGATCGCCGCGCCCGCGCTCCAGCGGGTAGCCAAGCCGCTGGTCGTGCCGCTGCTGGCGGCGGATGTTGTCCGGCGCTTCCCGCGCCGGGAGCGTCCGCTGGTGTCGGTGGGCCTGCTCGGCAGTTGGGTTGGTGATGTCCTGTTGCTTAGCGACGTCCGCCTCGCTCCCGCCGCAGCCACCTTCGCCGTCAACCACGGCGCCTACCAAGCTTTGTTGTGGCGCCGCGGCGCCCGCCCGCAGCCCGCTGCGGTCGCGTTGCGCGCCGTGCCGTTGGCGGCGATTGCCTGGTTCGGCCGTGACCGCCTCCCCCTGGTGCTGAGCTACGGCGGCATGGTCGCCGCCACGTCGGCGCTGGCCGCTGACCCGGTTCTGCGGGGCAGGGGAGTGGCCCTCGGGGCGAATCTCTTCCTGCTGTCGGATGCTCTCATCTTTGCCCGCGCAGAACTCCATCTCCCTGATGCCACAGTGGGGAGGGGAGTAGACGTTGCCATCGCCGCCACCTACGTCCTCGCCCAGAAGCTGCTTGTCGAGGGTCTATCCTGGACACCATGTCCGTGA
- a CDS encoding lysoplasmalogenase family protein, with product MSVNYLVSHTRAGADALLASLLAATEEPERLAYLGAGKLAVISKLLGWRRVDRAVTQTVMPALAASVLRHGSSPMLLAGLAGGLVGDRAKLVPPTRTPVWGLCGIAANHAAYAVELHGRGARTSISRSGLRAAAWTVGVGLASWRKKELIAPAVIAGAFVCATSTLADDPALQDGSTPAKGLGHGANLLLGAEGIALLRETLLTGDSARHRAVDAAMRAGQIIGHLLVIDGLTRDQTN from the coding sequence ATGTCCGTGAACTACTTGGTCAGCCACACCCGCGCGGGTGCAGATGCTCTCCTCGCCTCCCTCCTGGCTGCGACCGAGGAACCGGAACGCCTGGCCTACCTCGGGGCTGGCAAGCTCGCTGTGATCTCGAAGTTGCTGGGATGGCGCCGGGTCGATCGAGCGGTCACGCAGACGGTGATGCCCGCCCTCGCCGCTTCGGTGCTTCGCCATGGATCATCGCCGATGTTGCTGGCCGGCCTGGCCGGCGGCTTGGTTGGGGATAGAGCGAAGCTCGTACCGCCAACCCGGACGCCGGTGTGGGGACTGTGCGGTATTGCCGCGAACCACGCGGCCTACGCGGTGGAACTCCATGGGCGAGGGGCGCGGACGTCGATAAGCCGAAGTGGGCTGCGTGCCGCGGCGTGGACCGTCGGCGTCGGGCTAGCAAGCTGGCGGAAGAAGGAACTCATCGCACCTGCCGTTATCGCCGGAGCTTTCGTGTGCGCGACCTCCACGCTTGCCGACGATCCGGCCCTGCAGGATGGCAGCACCCCAGCGAAGGGGCTCGGGCACGGCGCGAACCTGCTGCTCGGCGCGGAGGGGATCGCCCTACTACGGGAAACCTTGCTCACGGGGGATTCGGCCAGACATCGGGCCGTGGACGCTGCCATGCGCGCCGGGCAAATCATCGGCCACCTGTTGGTCATCGACGGCCTCACCCGCGACCAAACCAACTAG
- a CDS encoding adenylate/guanylate cyclase domain-containing protein, whose translation MSRLLRAIKWLWGTSWPLYATLVLASNVLGALAIMLFIRFLIPMPEVHNFTHKVPYIEAIGLAYLVFAVVVGMAATLVLFRPVLDWQRHPEAHDPNMVRNLVMRIPGYQALVCAVVWGIGIAIAVAVAASSSGRLALVIGVATVLAGMVVVLLTYLEAERLVRPIAAEALARRFEDSTLEPPITQRLRLTWIMTTAVPVVGILLLALAQRAEFFMGNAGELIPAIVALSLTALVTGFVGTTFAIMSVVDPILELQEAINRVRRGDTNAEVDIYDGSEMGVLQAGFNEMMRGLKERQRVRDIFGRYVGTEVAKRALEERPTLGGEDRKVAVLFIDVIGSTTFAVNHSPEEVVGELNKFFEHVVEVVHRNKGIINKFQGDAALAVFGAPLQLADATSHALTAARELRQELKGMTLQAGIGVAAGHVVAGHIGGSDRFEYTVIGDAVNTAARLTELAKETDGRVLTNATTLRGANEAEQARWTIMKSVELRGRREMTQLARPIRATMADRS comes from the coding sequence ATGAGTCGACTGTTACGAGCCATCAAGTGGCTGTGGGGGACCTCGTGGCCCCTGTACGCCACGCTGGTCTTGGCCTCGAACGTTCTCGGCGCCCTGGCGATCATGTTGTTTATTCGCTTCCTCATCCCCATGCCAGAGGTGCACAACTTCACACATAAAGTCCCGTACATCGAGGCCATTGGTCTGGCTTACCTGGTGTTCGCGGTGGTGGTGGGGATGGCTGCCACGTTGGTGTTGTTTCGGCCGGTTTTGGATTGGCAGCGCCACCCCGAGGCGCATGATCCGAATATGGTTCGTAACCTCGTCATGCGCATCCCTGGGTATCAGGCGCTGGTGTGCGCGGTGGTGTGGGGAATTGGCATCGCTATTGCGGTGGCGGTCGCTGCGAGTTCGAGTGGGCGGTTGGCGCTGGTCATTGGCGTGGCAACGGTGCTGGCTGGCATGGTTGTCGTCCTGCTCACTTACCTTGAAGCGGAGCGTCTCGTTCGCCCCATTGCCGCCGAGGCTCTTGCGCGTCGTTTTGAGGATTCCACGTTGGAGCCGCCGATCACGCAGCGCCTGCGTCTGACGTGGATCATGACCACGGCGGTGCCGGTCGTGGGCATCCTCTTGCTGGCCCTCGCGCAGCGGGCTGAGTTTTTCATGGGTAACGCCGGCGAGCTCATCCCGGCGATCGTGGCGCTGTCGTTGACGGCTTTGGTTACTGGTTTCGTCGGCACGACGTTTGCCATCATGAGTGTCGTTGACCCGATTCTGGAGTTGCAGGAGGCCATCAATCGGGTGCGCCGCGGTGATACCAATGCCGAGGTGGATATCTATGACGGTTCGGAGATGGGTGTCCTCCAGGCCGGCTTCAATGAGATGATGCGTGGGCTCAAGGAACGCCAGCGTGTGCGGGATATTTTTGGCCGCTACGTGGGCACGGAGGTTGCTAAGCGGGCGTTGGAGGAGCGCCCCACCCTCGGCGGTGAGGACCGCAAGGTCGCGGTGCTGTTTATCGATGTCATCGGTTCCACCACCTTCGCCGTCAATCACTCGCCGGAAGAAGTCGTCGGCGAGCTGAATAAGTTCTTCGAGCACGTGGTGGAGGTGGTGCACCGCAACAAGGGCATCATCAATAAGTTCCAGGGCGACGCCGCCCTCGCGGTCTTCGGCGCTCCTCTCCAGCTTGCCGACGCCACGTCGCACGCCCTCACTGCAGCCCGCGAACTACGCCAGGAGCTCAAGGGAATGACCCTGCAGGCGGGCATTGGCGTTGCGGCCGGGCACGTCGTCGCCGGTCACATTGGCGGTTCCGATCGCTTTGAATACACCGTTATTGGAGACGCCGTGAACACCGCCGCCCGCCTCACCGAGCTGGCCAAGGAAACCGATGGGCGGGTGCTCACCAATGCCACGACCCTGCGCGGCGCCAACGAGGCTGAGCAGGCCCGCTGGACGATCATGAAGTCGGTGGAGCTGCGGGGGCGCAGGGAAATGACTCAGCTGGCCCGGCCGATCCGCGCGACCATGGCGGACCGTTCCTAG
- a CDS encoding DNA polymerase III subunit delta' produces MTSSPSSVADRLADTPGVRNTVLQAAAAARSKARGDVADLGHAMAHSWVITGPPGSGRSNAAVAFAAALVCTDPTELGCGRCQACRDVFADAHTDVVHIVPTELSISIESMRRVRQEAARMPTTSPWRIIIIEDADRLSEPAADALLKTVEEPPEHTVILMCAPSIDPHDFSPTLRSRCRHLYIPFPSVDEIVRILTTDTGASLDDAHLAAVTSLRHIGRARRLVTDPNNQKRRASILNLSELIFHHDEAFKASLQFIRAVEKQVKEELDEENALELAELERALGKGGRGKGTQRALDGSASMIKDLEKKQKARKTRRIRDPLDLALVDLTGLYRDALMIRTEADVPLTHPDFEPLARDIASQVSDTGLVACMDAIAACRDHIHTNVTPVIAFDGMIGRIRQACQVS; encoded by the coding sequence GTGACTAGTTCTCCCTCCTCCGTCGCTGACCGCCTCGCCGATACTCCGGGCGTTCGCAACACCGTCCTTCAGGCCGCCGCCGCTGCCCGGAGCAAGGCCCGCGGCGACGTAGCGGACCTGGGGCACGCGATGGCGCATTCCTGGGTGATCACCGGCCCGCCCGGTTCCGGACGCTCCAACGCCGCCGTCGCCTTCGCCGCCGCACTCGTGTGCACCGACCCCACAGAACTCGGGTGCGGCCGCTGCCAAGCCTGCCGCGACGTGTTCGCCGACGCCCACACCGACGTCGTCCACATCGTCCCCACCGAACTATCCATCAGCATCGAATCCATGCGCCGCGTCCGCCAAGAAGCCGCCCGCATGCCCACAACCTCCCCATGGCGCATCATCATCATCGAAGACGCCGACCGCCTCTCCGAGCCCGCCGCCGACGCCCTCCTCAAAACCGTCGAGGAACCACCAGAGCACACCGTCATCCTCATGTGCGCCCCCTCCATCGACCCCCACGACTTCTCCCCAACACTGCGGTCCCGCTGCCGCCACCTCTACATCCCGTTCCCCTCGGTGGACGAAATCGTCCGGATCCTCACCACAGACACCGGTGCATCGCTTGACGACGCCCACCTCGCCGCCGTCACCTCCCTCCGACACATCGGCCGCGCCCGCCGCCTCGTCACCGACCCCAACAACCAAAAGCGCCGCGCCAGCATCCTCAACCTCTCCGAACTGATCTTCCACCACGACGAAGCCTTCAAAGCCTCCCTCCAATTCATCCGAGCCGTGGAAAAACAGGTGAAAGAAGAACTCGACGAGGAAAACGCCCTCGAACTCGCCGAACTCGAACGCGCCCTCGGCAAAGGCGGACGCGGCAAAGGCACCCAGCGCGCCCTGGACGGCTCCGCCTCCATGATCAAAGACCTAGAAAAGAAACAAAAAGCCCGCAAAACCCGCCGCATCCGCGACCCCCTCGACCTCGCCCTCGTCGACCTCACCGGCCTCTACCGCGACGCCCTCATGATCCGCACCGAAGCCGACGTCCCCCTCACCCACCCCGACTTCGAACCCCTCGCCCGCGACATCGCCAGCCAAGTCAGCGACACCGGCCTCGTCGCCTGCATGGACGCCATCGCCGCCTGCCGAGATCACATCCACACCAACGTCACCCCCGTCATCGCCTTCGACGGCATGATCGGCCGCATCCGCCAAGCCTGCCAAGTCTCCTGA